In one window of Streptomyces roseofulvus DNA:
- a CDS encoding lytic polysaccharide monooxygenase auxiliary activity family 9 protein, producing MRKKTGLAAVALGVTAASLFATSTANSHGYTDSPISRQKLCANGTVTNCGDIQWEPQSVEGPKGFPAGGPADGTLCAGGNSRFAQLDDPRGGTWPTTRVTAGQSYTFRWQFTARHRTTDFRYYITRNGWNPAAKLTRAQLDPQPFLTVPYNSQQPPSTLSHSGTLPAGKTGRHLILAVWTIADTANAFYACSDVQF from the coding sequence ATGCGCAAAAAGACAGGGCTGGCCGCCGTGGCGCTCGGCGTCACGGCCGCCTCCCTCTTCGCCACCAGCACCGCGAACAGCCACGGCTACACCGACTCGCCCATCAGCCGACAGAAGCTCTGCGCCAACGGCACGGTGACCAACTGCGGCGACATCCAGTGGGAGCCGCAGTCGGTCGAGGGGCCCAAGGGCTTCCCGGCCGGCGGCCCCGCCGACGGCACCCTCTGCGCCGGCGGGAACTCCCGCTTCGCGCAGCTGGACGACCCGCGCGGCGGCACCTGGCCGACGACGAGGGTCACGGCCGGTCAGAGCTACACCTTCCGCTGGCAGTTCACGGCCCGCCACCGCACCACGGACTTCCGGTACTACATCACCCGGAACGGCTGGAACCCGGCCGCCAAGCTCACCCGGGCCCAGCTCGACCCGCAGCCGTTCCTCACCGTCCCGTACAACAGCCAGCAGCCGCCGTCGACGCTCTCGCACTCCGGGACCCTCCCGGCGGGCAAGACGGGCCGTCATCTGATCCTGGCGGTGTGGACGATCGCGGACACCGCGAACGCCTTCTACGCCTGCTCGGACGTTCAGTTCTGA
- a CDS encoding SPFH domain-containing protein, with translation MTAANPNDSGAAASRDAARTARRLTDGTLPRRPAPPRATPPPLTVPPGTRAVPTAAAPSPAGEPGTGPAPAVLPAGGAGTAPAPAPPGEAGTVGPAPAATAGGRGAAAPTTEARPAPAPAASPAPAASPAPAASPAPAASPAAGAGTAPAPASAAPPTAPRPGEARTAPAPAVASPSAPAPGSAATAARAAGPGPVGQGAAPDTPWTAPSAGHEARPAPAAASAATPGAQPPASLGQGSAPAATAAPAAEQTPVRPSTPLGAARTAPAPVGADPSAAARPEPATAAPAPTPVGSASAARPAGTLRPARTTGTGTGTAHASPSRPESSDAPVPGSSDLPGTVSVAVFKEERDVLDFGRITGGKVASIAVPVAAVGRLPRRKNVIGAETTGSIPVHLLFRDGGDTPGTAAEDDGGPDTVAMAPPAGRAAHHAKTATASKAAIPRPAQPARTASARPAPTADPALVERAAAVLPGWVGVAGGLLALAGCAAVLWWAGVVPTELARMLRLPSRPYHGIHLAQWALLALGVLLLLFSVGGLGRGRVGYAWVLTLFGEYRGTVRRTGLVWASPLLLRRRVDVRLRHWRSEPLPAVDAKGTALDVTVLVVWRVRDTVRAALGVDGHEDYLREQVEAAMARVLSQLPADAFHEDAPTLRDAEAVGEALTRMLSAECAPVGLDVFSAQPTRIEYAPEVAEAMRRRRIAAIDAKHRDSVLTSVVDAVDDVVHRLTSRGLVELDDYDRKALVKDLTVAFYTGRGGPGEGA, from the coding sequence ATGACGGCAGCGAACCCGAACGACTCCGGCGCGGCGGCCTCGCGCGACGCGGCGAGAACGGCCCGCCGCCTCACCGACGGCACCCTCCCCCGTCGCCCCGCCCCACCCCGGGCGACCCCGCCACCCCTCACGGTGCCCCCCGGCACCCGCGCCGTCCCGACGGCCGCGGCCCCGTCCCCGGCGGGGGAGCCGGGTACGGGCCCGGCGCCCGCCGTCCTCCCTGCGGGGGGCGCCGGTACGGCCCCGGCGCCGGCGCCGCCCGGCGAGGCGGGCACCGTCGGCCCGGCGCCGGCCGCCACGGCGGGCGGGAGAGGCGCGGCCGCCCCGACGACCGAGGCCCGCCCAGCCCCGGCACCCGCCGCTTCCCCGGCGCCCGCTGCTTCCCCGGCGCCCGCCGCTTCCCCGGCACCCGCCGCTTCCCCGGCGGCCGGCGCGGGCACGGCTCCGGCGCCCGCGTCCGCCGCGCCGCCGACCGCCCCGCGGCCGGGCGAGGCGCGCACGGCCCCGGCCCCGGCGGTCGCGTCGCCCTCGGCCCCCGCACCTGGGTCGGCCGCGACGGCGGCACGCGCCGCCGGTCCGGGGCCCGTCGGGCAGGGTGCCGCCCCCGACACGCCGTGGACCGCCCCGAGCGCGGGGCATGAGGCGCGCCCCGCGCCTGCCGCCGCCTCCGCCGCCACGCCGGGCGCGCAGCCCCCGGCCTCCCTCGGCCAGGGCTCCGCGCCCGCCGCCACGGCGGCTCCGGCGGCGGAGCAGACGCCCGTCAGGCCGAGCACCCCGCTCGGTGCGGCGCGTACGGCTCCTGCCCCGGTGGGCGCCGACCCGTCGGCCGCCGCCCGCCCGGAGCCCGCGACCGCCGCGCCCGCGCCGACGCCGGTCGGCTCCGCCTCGGCCGCCCGCCCGGCCGGCACGCTCCGCCCGGCGCGTACCACCGGCACCGGCACCGGCACCGCCCACGCCTCCCCCTCCCGCCCCGAGTCCAGTGACGCCCCCGTCCCCGGCAGCTCCGACCTGCCGGGGACCGTTTCGGTCGCGGTGTTCAAGGAGGAGCGGGACGTGCTCGACTTCGGGCGGATCACGGGCGGGAAGGTGGCGTCCATCGCCGTGCCGGTCGCCGCCGTGGGGCGGCTGCCGCGCCGGAAGAACGTCATCGGGGCGGAGACCACCGGGTCGATCCCCGTTCACCTGCTCTTCCGCGACGGCGGCGACACGCCCGGGACCGCCGCCGAGGACGACGGCGGCCCCGACACCGTCGCGATGGCGCCGCCCGCCGGCCGGGCCGCGCACCACGCGAAGACCGCGACGGCCTCGAAGGCCGCGATCCCGAGGCCGGCCCAGCCCGCGCGCACGGCGTCCGCGCGGCCCGCGCCGACGGCCGACCCGGCGCTCGTGGAGCGCGCGGCGGCCGTGCTGCCGGGCTGGGTCGGCGTGGCCGGCGGGCTGCTCGCGCTCGCGGGGTGCGCGGCGGTCCTGTGGTGGGCGGGCGTGGTGCCCACCGAGCTCGCGCGGATGCTGCGGCTGCCGTCGCGTCCGTACCACGGGATCCACCTCGCCCAGTGGGCGCTGCTCGCGCTCGGCGTGCTGCTGCTGCTCTTCTCGGTGGGCGGGCTCGGCCGCGGCCGGGTCGGGTACGCCTGGGTGCTGACCCTGTTCGGCGAGTACCGCGGCACGGTCCGGCGTACCGGCCTGGTCTGGGCGAGTCCGCTGCTGCTGCGCCGCCGGGTGGACGTCCGGCTGCGGCACTGGCGCAGCGAGCCGCTGCCGGCGGTGGACGCGAAGGGGACGGCCCTGGACGTGACCGTCCTCGTCGTGTGGCGGGTCCGGGACACCGTGCGCGCCGCGCTCGGGGTCGACGGCCACGAGGACTACCTGCGCGAGCAGGTGGAGGCGGCGATGGCCCGGGTGCTGTCGCAGCTGCCGGCGGACGCGTTCCACGAGGACGCGCCGACGCTGCGGGACGCGGAGGCGGTCGGCGAGGCGCTGACGCGGATGCTGTCGGCGGAGTGCGCCCCGGTCGGCCTGGACGTGTTCTCGGCGCAGCCGACGCGGATCGAGTACGCCCCCGAGGTGGCGGAGGCGATGCGCCGCCGCCGGATCGCGGCGATCGACGCGAAGCACCGGGACAGCGTGCTGACGTCGGTGGTGGACGCGGTGGACGACGTGGTCCACCGGCTGACCAGCCGTGGTCTGGTCGAGCTGGACGACTACGACCGGAAGGCCCTGGTGAAGGACCTGACGGTGGCGTTCTACACGGGCCGTGGGGGCCCGGGCGAGGGCGCCTGA
- a CDS encoding peptidoglycan-binding protein, producing MSVPVFEEFEPAPDCGCPGCARHRRDLALGLPVRAGGHPAAHGARRALVLVTAAGAVLGGGGASGIAAAVAPAVPVTPADAAGAAEAAQGSDTPQGGRAPLHGPPAAQGDGGPTPGAVPTTSQISTETLRRTTRTEIINRAKLWVAAQVPYSMEKYWSDGYRQDCSGYISMAWNLRSNEWTGSLDRFAVRIDRTELQPGDILLFHNPANPTRGSHVTIFGGWTDYTHTSYVAYEQTKPRTRKQATPMAYWENSNRYVAYRYKGLVSAGTGAGGGPTAPGAAAYPGGSKFGPGANNAYVTRLGQMLIARGGKQFYAQGPGPRWGEADRRATQAFQRAQGWKGREADGLPGPHTWRLLVAGEGRNIGGSSGSSGPSTDAKGFPGRGSFRPGQSNAYVEKLGKQLVKRGFGKHYLSGPGPRWTEADRRNVEAFQRAQGWRGAAADGYPGPETWRRLFR from the coding sequence ATGAGCGTGCCGGTCTTCGAGGAATTCGAACCCGCGCCCGACTGTGGCTGCCCGGGCTGCGCCCGGCACCGCCGTGACCTCGCGCTGGGCCTGCCGGTCCGCGCGGGCGGACACCCGGCGGCGCACGGCGCCCGCCGGGCCCTGGTCCTGGTGACGGCGGCGGGCGCCGTCCTGGGCGGCGGCGGGGCGAGCGGCATCGCCGCGGCCGTCGCCCCCGCCGTCCCGGTCACCCCGGCGGACGCCGCCGGCGCGGCGGAGGCCGCCCAGGGCTCCGACACCCCGCAGGGCGGCCGCGCCCCGCTGCACGGCCCGCCGGCCGCGCAGGGCGACGGCGGGCCCACCCCCGGCGCCGTCCCGACGACCAGTCAGATCTCGACGGAGACGCTGCGCAGGACGACCCGTACGGAGATCATCAACCGGGCCAAGCTGTGGGTGGCGGCCCAGGTGCCGTACTCGATGGAGAAGTACTGGTCGGACGGGTACCGCCAGGACTGCTCGGGCTACATCTCGATGGCCTGGAACCTGCGCAGCAACGAGTGGACCGGCAGTCTCGACCGCTTCGCCGTCCGCATCGACCGCACCGAGCTCCAGCCCGGCGACATCCTGCTCTTTCACAACCCGGCCAACCCGACCCGCGGCTCGCACGTGACGATCTTCGGCGGCTGGACGGACTACACCCACACGTCCTACGTCGCCTACGAGCAGACCAAGCCGCGCACGCGGAAGCAGGCCACGCCCATGGCCTACTGGGAGAACTCGAACCGGTACGTGGCCTACCGCTACAAGGGCCTCGTCAGCGCCGGCACCGGCGCCGGCGGCGGACCGACGGCGCCCGGCGCGGCCGCGTACCCGGGCGGGTCGAAGTTCGGCCCCGGCGCGAACAACGCGTACGTGACGCGGCTCGGGCAGATGCTGATCGCGCGCGGCGGGAAGCAGTTCTACGCCCAGGGGCCCGGCCCCCGGTGGGGCGAGGCCGACCGCCGGGCGACCCAGGCGTTCCAGCGCGCGCAGGGCTGGAAGGGCAGGGAGGCGGACGGTCTGCCGGGCCCGCACACCTGGCGGCTCCTCGTCGCGGGGGAGGGCCGGAACATCGGCGGTTCGAGTGGTTCGAGCGGTCCGAGCACAGATGCGAAGGGGTTCCCCGGGCGTGGCTCCTTCCGTCCGGGCCAATCCAACGCATATGTGGAGAAGCTGGGCAAACAACTGGTGAAGCGGGGCTTCGGCAAGCACTACCTGTCGGGACCCGGTCCGCGCTGGACGGAGGCGGACCGCCGCAACGTCGAGGCGTTCCAGCGGGCACAGGGCTGGCGCGGCGCGGCGGCCGACGGCTACCCGGGCCCGGAGACCTGGCGGCGATTGTTCCGATGA
- a CDS encoding glycoside hydrolase family 6 protein: protein MPARPPAPLTALLALLAATATATACAAPAPEPGAPGPSATAAGEAPYWVNPDSGAARAAAAHRAAGRTAEAALLDRIASRPVAEWIGPDRPEAEARALTEAATKAGRAALLVLYAIPHRDCGQHSAGGARDGTAYRAWVDAVARGIGGRRATVILEPDAVMHVVVGCTAAQHRAERYALLKAAVDRLKRQPQVTVHLDAGNAGWAAPERLAAPLRQAGIAAADGFAVNVSNFRTTRESVAYGRRLSALVGDKPFVVDTSRNGNGPHLAGDPAESWCNPPGRALGTPPTLRTGDPLVRAHLWIKRPGESDGECGGGPKAGEWFDAYALELARNAR, encoded by the coding sequence ATGCCCGCACGCCCACCCGCGCCCCTCACCGCGCTCCTCGCACTCCTCGCCGCCACCGCCACCGCCACCGCCTGCGCCGCCCCCGCCCCGGAACCCGGCGCGCCCGGCCCGTCGGCGACCGCCGCGGGCGAGGCGCCGTACTGGGTGAACCCGGACAGCGGGGCCGCCCGCGCCGCCGCCGCGCACCGCGCCGCCGGGCGGACCGCCGAGGCCGCGCTGCTGGACCGGATCGCGAGTCGGCCGGTCGCGGAGTGGATCGGCCCCGACCGTCCCGAGGCGGAGGCGCGGGCGCTCACGGAGGCGGCGACGAAGGCCGGCCGGGCCGCGCTGCTCGTCCTCTACGCCATCCCGCACCGCGACTGCGGGCAGCACTCGGCCGGCGGCGCGCGGGACGGGACGGCGTACAGAGCCTGGGTGGACGCCGTCGCCCGGGGGATCGGCGGGCGGCGGGCGACGGTGATCCTGGAACCGGACGCCGTCATGCACGTGGTCGTCGGCTGCACCGCCGCGCAGCACCGCGCCGAGCGGTACGCCCTGCTCAAGGCCGCGGTCGACCGGCTGAAGCGGCAGCCCCAGGTCACCGTCCACCTGGACGCGGGCAACGCCGGCTGGGCCGCCCCGGAGCGCCTCGCCGCACCGCTGCGCCAGGCCGGCATCGCGGCCGCCGACGGCTTCGCGGTGAACGTCTCGAACTTCCGCACGACCCGGGAGAGCGTGGCGTACGGCCGCCGGCTCTCCGCCCTCGTCGGCGACAAGCCCTTCGTCGTCGACACCAGCCGCAACGGCAACGGCCCCCACCTGGCGGGCGACCCCGCGGAGAGCTGGTGCAACCCTCCGGGCCGGGCGCTCGGTACGCCGCCGACCCTGCGCACCGGCGATCCGCTGGTCCGCGCCCATCTGTGGATCAAGCGGCCCGGCGAGTCGGACGGGGAGTGCGGGGGCGGACCGAAGGCGGGCGAGTGGTTCGACGCGTACGCACTGGAACTGGCCCGCAACGCACGGTAG
- a CDS encoding class F sortase, translating into MAASSRPVTGVAWAVLLLGLWLWGQDTVHGPGGSSAPTHGDIAAVGRPLGVDLPPSRAPLSGAAEPRRLQIPALGIDAPVVPRGLDATGAVDPPPYELPHTVGWYGPGTTTPGAAGPALLVGHVDTETRPAVFYGLSAARPGETVRVTRTDGSVAVFTVDDVRVVPRDAFDPRAVYGPRDPGRAELRLITCGGTFDRTTATYTANVVVSAYLTAAE; encoded by the coding sequence GTGGCCGCGTCGAGCCGCCCGGTCACCGGTGTGGCCTGGGCGGTCCTGCTCCTCGGGCTCTGGCTGTGGGGCCAGGACACCGTCCACGGCCCCGGCGGCAGCTCGGCCCCGACGCACGGCGACATCGCGGCGGTCGGCCGCCCGCTGGGCGTGGACCTGCCGCCCTCCCGGGCGCCGCTATCCGGTGCGGCGGAACCCCGCCGCCTCCAGATACCGGCCCTCGGCATCGACGCCCCCGTCGTCCCCCGGGGCCTCGACGCCACCGGGGCGGTCGACCCGCCGCCGTACGAGCTGCCGCACACCGTCGGCTGGTACGGCCCCGGCACCACGACGCCCGGCGCGGCGGGCCCGGCCCTCCTCGTCGGCCACGTCGACACCGAGACGCGCCCCGCCGTCTTCTACGGCCTCAGCGCCGCCCGGCCCGGCGAGACCGTCCGCGTCACCCGGACGGACGGATCCGTCGCGGTCTTCACGGTCGACGACGTCCGCGTCGTCCCGCGCGACGCCTTCGACCCCCGGGCCGTCTACGGGCCCCGCGACCCGGGCCGCGCCGAACTCCGCCTCATCACCTGCGGCGGCACCTTCGACCGCACCACCGCCACCTACACCGCCAACGTGGTCGTCTCGGCCTACCTGACCGCAGCGGAGTAA
- a CDS encoding HAD-IIA family hydrolase: MAERKPIESWLTDMDGVLIHEGVPIPGADAFIRKLRETGKPFLVLTNNSIYTARDLHARLLRMGLDVPVENIWTSALATAKFLDDQRPGGTAYVIGEAGLTTALHDIGYVLTDHDPDYVVLGETRTYSFEAMTKAVRLINNGARFICTNPDETGPSLEGPLPATGSVAALITKATGKEPYFAGKPNPLMMRTGLNAIGAHSESSAMIGDRMDTDILAGLEAGMQTFLVLTGLTTQAEIDRFPFRPSKIVKSIADLVDRV, from the coding sequence ATGGCAGAGCGCAAGCCGATCGAATCCTGGCTCACCGACATGGACGGCGTCCTCATCCACGAGGGCGTCCCGATCCCCGGCGCCGACGCGTTCATCAGGAAGCTGCGGGAGACCGGCAAGCCGTTCCTGGTGCTCACCAACAACTCGATCTACACCGCCCGCGACCTGCACGCCCGCCTCCTCCGCATGGGCCTCGACGTCCCCGTCGAGAACATCTGGACCTCGGCGCTCGCGACCGCCAAGTTCCTCGACGACCAGCGCCCCGGCGGCACCGCGTACGTCATCGGCGAGGCCGGCCTCACCACCGCCCTCCACGACATCGGCTACGTCCTCACCGACCACGACCCCGACTACGTCGTCCTCGGCGAGACCCGCACCTACTCCTTCGAGGCCATGACGAAGGCGGTCCGCCTCATCAACAACGGCGCCCGCTTCATCTGCACCAACCCGGACGAGACCGGCCCGTCCCTGGAGGGCCCGCTCCCCGCCACCGGCTCCGTCGCCGCCCTCATCACCAAGGCCACCGGCAAGGAGCCGTACTTCGCCGGCAAGCCCAACCCGCTGATGATGCGCACCGGCCTCAACGCGATCGGCGCCCACTCCGAGTCCAGCGCGATGATCGGCGACCGGATGGACACCGACATCCTGGCCGGACTGGAGGCGGGCATGCAGACCTTCCTCGTCCTCACCGGCCTCACCACGCAGGCGGAGATCGACCGCTTCCCGTTCCGCCCCTCGAAGATCGTGAAGTCGATCGCGGACCTCGTCGACCGCGTGTAG
- a CDS encoding alkaline phosphatase family protein, with the protein MPLPGISRRTVLAATAAGTALAAGGLATAPAAHAAAPTLPNGTSLDKVLVVGMDGLRYDRIDAAQAPTLKSLMANGTYGRSLLYANPMAATSSGPGWSTISTGVWPDKHGVRDNTFTGKNYAKYPGFLARLHQVRPELSLFAAVDWPELDTHGTVTPGADAKLVYDNDYVVNDKLITDITEDVLRHQNPDVLFVYFGETDEIGHNHGAASQKYLDAIDVQDGYLGRLLAAIRARPAYASERWTVLVTTDHGHTDAGGHGGSAIEERRTFVLAQGPGIAAGARPIDTRLVDVAATVFRQLGIAPDPSWGLDGKPIQERSTDPFDSLYGSLGGRVDETGIPAGVLGFTHTPPSGWSVVNNAMGTGGTTEWRGWSFATDEFWSRTQRDQSRELNVRARGVFAVADSDEWADKSFSGAYDTTLVTPAYAVGGAARVTLGFTTFYRQEGAQTAQVLASFNGGTPTVVKSYTSDVVSQPQSLTVAVPAGASNVSFRFRYTGANNWYWTIDGVTVTTS; encoded by the coding sequence ATGCCGCTCCCCGGCATCTCCCGCCGCACCGTGCTCGCCGCGACCGCCGCCGGCACCGCCCTCGCCGCCGGCGGACTCGCGACCGCCCCCGCCGCCCACGCCGCCGCGCCGACGCTCCCGAACGGCACCAGCCTCGACAAGGTCCTCGTCGTCGGCATGGACGGCCTGCGGTACGACCGGATCGACGCCGCCCAGGCCCCCACCCTCAAGTCCCTGATGGCGAACGGCACCTACGGCCGCTCCCTGCTCTACGCCAACCCGATGGCCGCCACCTCCTCGGGCCCCGGCTGGTCGACGATCTCCACCGGCGTGTGGCCCGACAAGCACGGCGTCAGGGACAACACCTTCACCGGCAAGAACTACGCCAAGTACCCCGGCTTCCTGGCCCGTCTGCACCAGGTCCGCCCCGAGCTGTCGCTCTTCGCCGCCGTCGACTGGCCCGAACTCGACACCCACGGCACCGTCACCCCCGGCGCCGACGCCAAGCTCGTCTACGACAACGACTACGTGGTCAACGACAAGCTGATCACCGACATCACCGAGGACGTCCTGCGCCACCAGAACCCGGACGTCCTCTTCGTCTACTTCGGCGAGACCGACGAGATCGGCCACAACCACGGCGCCGCCAGCCAGAAGTACCTGGACGCCATCGACGTCCAGGACGGCTACCTCGGCCGGCTCCTCGCCGCGATCCGGGCCCGTCCCGCGTACGCCTCCGAGCGGTGGACCGTCCTCGTCACCACCGACCACGGCCACACCGACGCCGGCGGCCACGGCGGCTCCGCCATCGAGGAGCGCCGCACCTTCGTCCTCGCGCAGGGACCCGGCATCGCCGCCGGAGCCCGCCCCATCGACACCCGGCTCGTCGACGTCGCCGCGACCGTCTTCCGCCAGCTCGGCATCGCCCCCGACCCGTCCTGGGGCCTCGACGGCAAGCCGATCCAGGAGCGCTCCACCGACCCCTTCGACTCGCTGTACGGCTCGCTGGGCGGCCGGGTCGACGAGACCGGCATCCCCGCCGGCGTCCTGGGCTTCACCCACACCCCGCCCAGCGGCTGGTCCGTCGTCAACAACGCCATGGGCACCGGCGGCACGACCGAGTGGCGCGGCTGGTCCTTCGCCACCGACGAGTTCTGGTCCCGCACCCAGCGCGACCAGTCCCGCGAGCTCAACGTCCGCGCCCGCGGCGTCTTCGCCGTCGCCGACTCCGACGAGTGGGCGGACAAGAGCTTCTCCGGCGCGTACGACACCACCCTGGTCACCCCGGCGTACGCGGTCGGCGGCGCCGCCCGCGTCACCCTCGGCTTCACCACCTTCTACCGCCAGGAGGGCGCCCAGACCGCCCAGGTCCTCGCCTCCTTCAACGGCGGCACCCCGACCGTCGTCAAGAGCTACACCTCCGACGTGGTCTCCCAGCCCCAGTCGCTCACCGTCGCGGTCCCCGCCGGCGCGTCGAACGTCAGCTTCCGCTTCCGCTACACCGGTGCCAACAACTGGTACTGGACGATCGACGGGGTCACGGTGACGACTTCCTGA
- a CDS encoding 2-aminoethylphosphonate ABC transporter substrate-binding protein, with translation MLTYAKPVAAVTGALALAASLTACGGSSAASDEKVVTVYSADGLKGEKGDGWYDKVFADFEKETGITVKYVEGGSGEMVQRALREKSNTQADVIVTLPPFIQQAGSKGLLQKYTPKGADQVDGADKAADGSWTSVVNNYFGFIHNKKELPQAPGTWEALLDKKFENRLQYSTPGVAGDGTAVLIKAMHDFGGQAPAMEYLKKLQANNVGPSSSTSKLAPKVDKGELLVANGDVQMNFAQAKSMPNLALWFPAKEGGKPTTFALPYAAGLVDKAPHTENGKKLLDFLLSEGAQREVSAVGGGFPARKDIKTTDANAIELAKLIEGVEIFEPDWADIDKNLSAYVDAWKSATGS, from the coding sequence ATGCTGACGTACGCCAAGCCGGTCGCCGCCGTCACCGGTGCCCTCGCCCTCGCCGCCTCCCTCACCGCCTGCGGAGGCTCCTCCGCCGCCTCCGACGAGAAGGTCGTCACCGTCTACAGCGCCGACGGCCTCAAGGGCGAGAAGGGCGACGGCTGGTACGACAAGGTCTTCGCCGACTTCGAGAAGGAGACCGGCATCACGGTGAAGTACGTGGAGGGCGGCTCGGGGGAGATGGTCCAGCGGGCCCTCCGCGAGAAGTCGAACACGCAGGCCGACGTGATCGTCACCCTCCCGCCCTTCATCCAGCAGGCCGGCTCCAAGGGCCTCCTGCAGAAGTACACCCCGAAGGGCGCCGACCAGGTCGACGGCGCCGACAAGGCCGCCGACGGCTCCTGGACCTCCGTCGTCAACAACTACTTCGGCTTCATCCACAACAAGAAGGAGCTGCCGCAGGCGCCCGGCACCTGGGAGGCCCTGCTCGACAAGAAGTTCGAGAACAGGCTGCAGTACTCCACGCCCGGCGTCGCCGGCGACGGCACCGCCGTCCTCATCAAGGCCATGCACGACTTCGGCGGCCAGGCGCCCGCCATGGAGTACCTGAAGAAGCTCCAGGCCAACAACGTCGGCCCGTCCTCCTCCACCTCCAAGCTCGCCCCCAAGGTCGACAAGGGCGAACTCCTCGTCGCCAACGGCGACGTGCAGATGAACTTCGCCCAGGCCAAGTCCATGCCGAACCTCGCCCTCTGGTTCCCGGCCAAGGAGGGCGGCAAGCCCACCACCTTCGCCCTGCCCTACGCGGCCGGCCTGGTCGACAAGGCCCCGCACACCGAGAACGGGAAGAAGCTGCTCGACTTCCTGCTGAGCGAGGGCGCCCAGCGCGAGGTCAGCGCCGTCGGCGGCGGCTTCCCGGCCCGCAAGGACATCAAGACCACCGACGCCAACGCCATCGAGCTGGCGAAGCTCATCGAGGGCGTCGAGATCTTCGAGCCGGACTGGGCCGACATCGACAAGAACCTGTCCGCCTACGTCGACGCGTGGAAGTCCGCGACCGGCAGCTGA
- a CDS encoding ABC transporter permease — MLVHSRTGRWASWIVFAVLFVPLFAVPLLVIVAASFSTHWSGALPSGPTTEHYTAAVRGESLQALTTSLVTAAAASLLALTLGTWAALAAAALRGRGRRALDALFVLPLAVPSVVVGLAVLVAFSRPPLLLNGTRWIVILAHTVLVTAFAHQSVSAAIRRLDPMYEQAAAGLGARPSYVLFRVRLPLLLPSLSAAAGLCFALSMGELSATMMLYPPDWTPLPVLVFTATDRGSLFTGSALAVVLMATTLLVLLAVSRIRTKASYR, encoded by the coding sequence GTGCTGGTGCATAGCCGTACCGGACGGTGGGCGTCCTGGATCGTCTTCGCGGTCCTCTTCGTGCCGCTCTTCGCCGTCCCCCTCCTCGTCATCGTCGCCGCCTCCTTCTCCACCCACTGGTCCGGCGCCCTCCCCTCCGGGCCGACCACCGAGCACTACACGGCGGCCGTCCGCGGCGAGTCCCTCCAGGCCCTGACGACCAGCCTCGTCACCGCCGCCGCCGCGAGCCTCCTCGCGCTCACCCTCGGCACCTGGGCCGCGCTCGCGGCCGCCGCCCTGCGCGGCAGGGGCCGCCGGGCGCTCGACGCCCTCTTCGTGCTGCCGCTCGCCGTGCCGTCGGTGGTCGTCGGCCTCGCCGTCCTGGTGGCCTTCTCCCGGCCGCCGCTGCTCCTCAACGGCACCCGCTGGATCGTGATCCTCGCCCACACGGTGCTGGTCACGGCCTTCGCCCACCAGTCGGTCTCGGCGGCGATCCGCCGCCTCGACCCGATGTACGAGCAGGCGGCGGCCGGACTCGGCGCCCGCCCCTCGTACGTCCTGTTCCGGGTCAGGCTGCCGCTGCTGCTGCCCTCGCTGAGCGCCGCCGCCGGGCTCTGCTTCGCCCTGTCCATGGGGGAGCTGAGCGCCACGATGATGCTCTACCCGCCGGACTGGACGCCGCTGCCGGTGCTGGTCTTCACCGCCACCGACCGCGGCTCCCTCTTCACCGGATCGGCGCTGGCCGTCGTCCTCATGGCCACGACCCTGCTGGTCCTGCTCGCCGTCTCCCGCATCCGTACCAAAGCCTCGTACCGATAG